In Corylus avellana chromosome ca2, CavTom2PMs-1.0, the following proteins share a genomic window:
- the LOC132173118 gene encoding uncharacterized protein LOC132173118 isoform X7, with translation MLMADDGVWTRGDMSGVDGLLNEDLSIDIDTLFHILGEEEQPLQSSREDSSQKNVLQSESAPDAKCQTGSQVSEGSPPVQAELTGPITFFSLHYPEASDSMTGGSGASFDSAGNSVMVFDRGNIEPLTQPASPVHTGSASFKDWFSVVPPGHQSSFTGRAGVPPAEIPLCSAASSFADRDAHNVLDRGDNLYLDFPKGETEVQFRHVGDDVDSKYASHSPFVEDIDVKFSNYGVLGEDSMDTFGPQETNPCAHMTISFMDADISSQNVTSNESTICQSSDVVSDFTDQYTALPYCVRTDDILVDDFSRPCMPSSYSSQISLGNQRKMTNTKDEIGEFSNDSACSSSKMIMNAQRGITGRSVSEVSMTDYADFNGWSFKYEGNNYMSPISGNSSSDAEDCPIDDKASAKLLTCTQSYMSNKVEAACVKNEVTDELIGPSSHSINVIDEAVSRKPFYSADDRIFVDEDLKLSSGVSHSTSTQKYDHAKSEKEDLIFASMRAHHSQNIVDEMASRSHIDSGYLNLSATEQYFPPVPPALVKMQLDYVKDESEGRLVQSMTTGFHFSEVSPELNCKNLLDESHVEDDSDICIIEDMSHPPPTNHSPTTGNTLVTSQHSTFSDSSHYMGVGGPRFKARDERLILQVALQDLSQPKSEAVPPEGDLAVPLLRHQRIALSWMVQKETSLNCSGGILADDQGLGKTVSTIALILKERAPSFGACQNVKQGEMETLNLEEDEVVLPTVDGMKQDADSQQVTSNRIQMKNMNPLVQAKGRPSAGTLIVCPTSVLRQWAEELSSKVTSKANLSVLTYHGSNRTKDPCELAKYDVVLTTYSIVSMEVPKQSLADEDDDEKGKPEDDAGFSSSRKRKDPPSSGKKYSKNKKGLDRALLESTARPLAKVGWFRVVLDEAQSIKNHRTQVARACWGLRAKRRWCLSGTPIQNAIDDLYSYFRFLRYDPFSLYPTFCSAIKVPINRSPTKGYRKLQAILKTIMLRRTKNTLLDGEPIINLPPKSIELKKVEFSEEERNFYSRLEADSRAQFQEYADAGTVKQNYVNILLMLLRLRQACDHPLLVRPYDSSSLWRSSAEMAKKLPRDKQIHLLNCLEASLAICGICNMLLFRFVVMFSATNVLVSILLVMTSSALLQIAKLDSVRLQCFPKPR, from the exons ATGTTGATGGCGGACGATGGTGTGTGGACACGCGGTGATATGTCGGGCGTTGATGGGCTTTTGAACGAGGACTTGTCGATCGACATCGACACGTTGTTTCACATTCTTGGCGAGGAGGAGCAGCCTTTGCAG AGCAGTCGAGAGGATTCATCTCAGAAAAATGTGTTGCAAAGTGAATCAGCTCCTGATGCAAAGTGTCAAACGG GATCTCAGGTGTCAGAAGGATCACCTCCAGTACAGGCGGAGTTAACAGGTcctatcacatttttctctttacaCTACCCAGAAGCTTCAGATTCTATGACAGGGGGCTCAGGTGCTTCCTTTGATTCTGCAGGGAACTCTGTCATGGTCTTTGACCGTGGAAACATAGAACCCTTGACACAGCCTGCTTCTCCTGTGCATACTGGCTCTGCTAGTTTCAAAGATTGGTTTTCAGTAGTCCCACCGGGCCATCAGTCCTCCTTCACAGGGAGGGCTGGAGTTCCACCAGCTGAGATACCATTGTGTAGTGCTGCTTCAAGTTTTGCTGATAGAGATGCTCACAATGTTCTTGATAGAGGAGATAACTTGTATCTAGATTTTCCTAAGGGTGAAACTGAAGTTCAGTTCCGGCATGTAGGGGACGATGTTGACTCCAAAT ATGCTTCACACAGTCCTTTTGTTGAGGACATTGATGTAAAGTTTTCAAATTATGGTGTGCTGGGTGAAGATAGCATGGATACCTTTGGACCACAGGAAACTAATCCATGTGCACATATGACAATATCCTTCATGGATGCAGATATATCTTCGCAAAATGTAACTTCTAATGAGTCCACAATCTGTCAAAGTTCTGATGTTGTAAGTGACTTCACCGACCAGTACACTGCTTTGCCATATTGCGTGAGGACAGATGATATACTTGTTGATGATTTCTCACGGCCTTGTATGCCCAGTAGTTATAGTTCTCAAATTTCGCTGGGTAATCAAAGAAAGATGACTAACACTAAGGATGAAATAGGGGAATTTTCCAATGATAGCGCATGCTCAAGTAGTAAGATGATTATGAATGCTCAGAGGGGAATAACTGGTAGGTCTGTCTCAGAGGTTTCGATGACTGATTACGCAGATTTTAATGGTTGGAGTTTTAAATATGAAGGTAATAACTATATGTCACCAATCAGTGGAAATTCTTCGTCTGATGCTGAAGATTGTCCTATTGATGACAAGGCATCAGCGAAGCTGTTGACTTGCACTCAGTCATACATGTCAAACAAAGTGGAAGCAGCTTGTGTCAAGAATGAAGTTACTGATGAATTGATTGGACCCAGTAGCCATTCTATTAACGTAATTGATGAGGCCGTCAGTAGAAAGCCTTTTTACAGTGCGGATGACagaatttttgttgatgaagacttgAAACTGTCATCTGGTGTTTCACATTCTACATCAACTCAGAAGTATGATCACGCGAAAAGTGAGAAGGAAGACTTGATTTTTGCTTCTATGAGAGCACATCATTCTCAAAATATAGTTGATGAAATGGCTAGTAGATCCCACATTGATAGTGGATATTTGAATTTAAGTGCAACGGAACAATATTTTCCCCCTGTGCCCCCTGCTCTGGTCAAGATGCAGTTGGATTACGTTAAGGATGAAAGTGAGGGTAGACTTGTTCAATCTATGACCACGGGTTTTCATTTTTCAGAAGTCAGCCCCGagttgaattgcaaaaatttattGGACGAATCCCATGTTGAGGATGATTCTGATATCTGCATTATTGAAGATATGAGTCATCCTCCACCCACAAATCATTCTCCAACAACTGGGAATACCCTTGTTACTTCACAACATTCTACATTTAGTGATTCCAGTCATTACATGGGAGTAGGAGGCCCAAGATTTAAGGCAAGAGATGAGAGGTTGATTTTACAAGTCGCATTGCAG GATCTTTCGCAGCCAAAGTCAGAAGCTGTTCCACCAGAAGGAGATTTAGCAGTTCCTCTGTTAAGACATCAG AGAATTGCTTTGTCATGGATGGTTCAAAAGGAAACAAGCTTGAACTGCTCGGGAGGAATTCTTGCAGATGATCAG GGATTGGGAAAAACAGTATCAACAATTGCGCTTATACTGAAGGAGAGGGCTCCATCTTTTGGAGCCTGTCAAAATGTAAAACAAGGAGAGATGGAAACTCTAAATTTGGAGGAGGATGAGGTTGTTCTTCCTACAGTTGATGGAATGAAGCAAGATGCTGATTCACAACAAGTAACGTCAAATAGAATTCAGATGAAGAACATGAACCCTTTGGTCCAAGCTAAGGGAAGGCCATCTGCTGGAACCCTTATTGTTTGTCCCACTAGTGTTCTACGGCAATGGGCTGAGGAATTAAGTAGTAAGGTAACCAGCAAAGCTAATCTCTCTGTGCTGACATACCATGGAAGCAACCGGACAAAGGATCCTTGTGAGCTGGCCAAGTATGATGTCGTCCTGACAACATATTCAATTGTCAGCATGGAGGTCCCAAAGCAGTCTCTTGCTGATGAAGATGACGATGAGAAAGGGAAGCCAGAAGATGATGCTGGCTTTTCATCCAGTAGGAAAAGGAAAGATCCTCCTAGTTCTGgcaaaaaatattcaaaaaataaaaaaggtttggATAGGGCACTGCTTGAGTCTACTGCTCGTCCTCTTGCAAAGGTGGGATGGTTTAGGGTTGTTCTGGATGAGGCCCAGAGCATCAAGAATCACAGAACTCAAGTAGCTAGAGCCTGTTGGGGTCTTCGTGCTAAACGTAGATGGTGCCTGTCTGGGACTCCAATCCAGAATGCAATTGATGATCTTTATAGTTACTTCAGATTTCTCAGATATgatcctttttcattatatccGACTTTCTGTTCTGCAATAAAGGTCCCAATCAATAGGAGTCCAACAAAAGGGTACAGAAAGCTGCAAGCTATCTTGAAGACGATAATGTTGCGCCGCACCAAAA ACACACTTCTTGATGGGGAACCTATAATTAATCTTCCGCCAAAATCCATAGAGCTGAAAAAAGTGGAATTTTCAGAGGAGGAACGTAATTTCTATTCCAGATTGGAGGCTGATTCACGTGCTCAGTTTCAA GAATATGCTGATGCTGGAACTGTCAAACAAAATTATGTTAACATCTTGTTGATGCTCTTGCGCCTTCGACAAGCTTGTGATCATCCCCTGCTCGTTAGGCCTTATGATTCTAGTTCTTTATGGAGATCCTCAGCTGAGATGGCAAAGAAGCTTCCGCGGGACAAGCAAATACATCTTCTAAATTGTTTAGAAGCATCTTTAGCAATTTGTGGCATCTGTAAT ATGCTGTTGTTTCGATTTGTGGTCATGTTTTCTGCAACCAATGTCTTAGTGAGCATCTTATTGGTGATGACAAGCAGTGCCCTGTTACAAATTGCAAAGTTAGACTCAGTGCGTCTTCAGTGTTTTCCAAAGCCACGCTAA